In Agelaius phoeniceus isolate bAgePho1 unplaced genomic scaffold, bAgePho1.hap1 Scaffold_395, whole genome shotgun sequence, a single genomic region encodes these proteins:
- the LOC129125120 gene encoding EF-hand and coiled-coil domain-containing protein 1-like codes for MEPAEGWDPYGRPARRTQWLVSALAYHYGLDRGVENEIVVLATGLDQYLQEIFHHLVCDGSGRIPGEDFRTLCQVLGLEEAAEPEECTGLWDGLSAELTFRQFHARLCGHFSTRAGPRLPLGRESEHIETQIRLRSPRRRRRTDPAGRGAAGSVKRRPPGPCSQECCEEIVALERAEDRIATLEEENGSLRELVEDMRAALQSSDARCLALQQGRDCFLLSVFGTGQVALVADQFYGIEKKPNQQSTIQPLSVFIKTHQFLPALCSWSLQVGLRKSHASHTGEGPCFIGRKRPLTQKHSQTKCLQDVLEEMELMRSSRDGQIEEAIRFSQELEKELKSSQEALVSLEDCNRNLKREQAEMRRKVEEARHAVLNSLGKVKELEVRTKEVPHLQILSGRQSRGSAWEGTNHPGALTATWA; via the exons ATGGAGCCGGCTGAGGGCTGGGACCCCTACGGGCGGCCGGCCCGGCGCACGCAGTGGCTGGTCAGCGCCCTCGCCTACCACTACGGGCTGGACCGCGGCGTGGAGAACGAGATCGTCGTGCTGGCCACCGGCCTGGACCAGTACCTGCAGGAGATCTTCCACCACTTGGTCTGCGACGGTTCGGGCCGCATCCCCGGCGAGGACTTCCGCACgctgtgccaggtgctggggctggaggaggcgGCGGAGCCCGAGGAGTGCACGGGGCTTTGGGACGGGCTCTCGGCCGAGCTCACCTTCCGCCAGTTCCACGCGCGGCTCTGCGGCCACTTCAGCACCCGCGCGGGGCCGCGGCTGCCGCTGGGCCGGGAGAGCGAGCACATCGAGACCCAGATCCGCCTGCGCAGCCCCCGACGCCGCCGCCGCACCGACCCCGCCGGCCGCGGAGCCGCGGGCAGCGTCAAGCGACGGCCGCCAGGGCCCTGCTCCCAAGAGTGCTGCGAGGAGATCGTGGCACTGGAGCGGGCCGAGGACCGCATCGCCACGCTGGAGGAGGAGAACGGCAGCCTGCGGGAGCTGGTGGAGGACATGCGCGCCGCCCTGCAGAGCAGCGATGCGCGGTGCCTGGCGCTGCAG CAAGGCAG AGAttgtttccttctctctgtATTTGGCACAGGTCAAGTAGCTTTAGTTGCTGATCAATTCTATgggattgaaaaaaaaccaaaccaacaaagcACAATCCAACCACTTTCAGTCTTCATTAAAACCCATCAATTTCTCCCTGCTTTGTGCTCCTGGTCATTACAAGTGGGACTGCGGAAGAGCCATGCCAGCCATACAGGAGAAGGACCCTGCTTCATAGGGAGGAAGAGACCATTAACACAGAAGCACTCCCAGACCAAGTGCCTCCAAGATGtcctggaggaaatggagctcATGCggagctccagggatgggcagatTGAAGAAGCCATCAGgttcagccaggagctggagaaggagctgaagAGCTCTCAGGAAGCTCTGGTCAGCCTGGAAGATTGCAACCGTAACCTGAagagggagcaggcagagatgaggaggaaggtggaagaGGCCAGACACGCTGTCCTGAACAGTCTTGGCAAAGTGAAGGAGCTGGAAGTGAGAACTAAGGAGGTGCCACATCTGCAGATACTGAGTGGAAGGCAGAGCCGAGGGAGTGCCTGGGAGGGCACCAATCACCCAGGTGCCCTCACTGCCACTTGGGCCTGA